From one Spirochaetota bacterium genomic stretch:
- a CDS encoding transaldolase yields the protein MKIFIDSADIDEIAKAYEWGIVDGVTTNPSLLKAAVDKRKAKGEKLDLEAYIVKLLEISKPNPVSLEVTKRTAEGMIQQGRNLYKRFNEVAHNVNIKIPVNPAVKADELCHFDGINAAKVLQSEGIPVNCTLVFTPEQALLAAKAGAAYISPFAGRIDDLIRSRAKMQFGKSDYFPQDGIEQNGVLLNDNGIISGIDLVSQCVEILAYYGYESQIIAASLRNPRQVREAALVGAHIATVPFGVIADMLKHEKTFEGMQKFTDDIVPEYEKLIG from the coding sequence ATGAAGATTTTTATTGATAGTGCGGACATTGATGAGATAGCAAAAGCGTATGAATGGGGAATAGTAGATGGTGTGACAACAAACCCATCACTGCTTAAAGCTGCAGTTGATAAAAGAAAAGCTAAAGGTGAAAAACTTGATTTAGAAGCATACATTGTAAAGCTTTTAGAAATTTCAAAGCCAAATCCTGTGAGCCTTGAGGTGACAAAGCGCACTGCAGAAGGGATGATACAACAAGGGCGAAACCTATATAAGCGGTTTAATGAAGTGGCACACAACGTCAACATAAAGATACCGGTTAATCCAGCAGTAAAAGCTGATGAGCTCTGCCACTTTGATGGTATTAATGCGGCCAAGGTGTTGCAGTCAGAAGGCATACCGGTTAACTGTACACTTGTGTTTACACCTGAGCAGGCATTGCTGGCAGCAAAGGCAGGTGCAGCGTACATAAGCCCGTTTGCAGGGCGGATTGATGACCTTATTCGCAGCAGGGCAAAGATGCAATTTGGTAAAAGTGATTATTTCCCCCAGGATGGCATTGAACAAAACGGGGTGCTTTTGAATGATAATGGCATTATATCTGGCATAGATCTGGTTTCACAGTGTGTGGAGATATTGGCGTATTATGGGTATGAGTCACAGATTATTGCGGCATCGCTGCGCAATCCACGGCAGGTAAGGGAAGCAGCACTTGTAGGGGCACATATCGCTACAGTACCATTTGGGGTGATAGCTGACATGCTGAAACATGAAAAAACATTTGAAGGTATGCAAAAGTTCACTGACGATATTGTGCCTGAATATGAAAAGCTTATAGGGTAA
- the clpS gene encoding ATP-dependent Clp protease adapter ClpS, translated as MAHIHDYEGDLQVKKDIKVKKPRMYKVILHNDHYTTMDFVVEVLVKVFHKNIMEATELMLQVHKNGFGICGVYTYDIAQTKAQQVHTMARQREFPLKCTVEEA; from the coding sequence ATGGCACATATACACGATTATGAAGGTGATCTCCAGGTTAAGAAAGATATAAAGGTTAAAAAGCCAAGGATGTATAAGGTCATACTGCATAATGACCATTATACAACCATGGATTTTGTTGTTGAGGTCCTGGTGAAAGTATTCCATAAAAATATTATGGAAGCAACTGAACTTATGTTACAAGTTCACAAAAATGGTTTTGGCATTTGTGGTGTATATACGTATGATATTGCACAAACCAAGGCACAACAGGTTCATACTATGGCACGGCAGCGGGAATTTCCGCTTAAGTGCACGGTTGAAGAAGCATAA